The following are from one region of the Endozoicomonas sp. 4G genome:
- a CDS encoding AAA family ATPase: protein MDGQIGGNTNKPRGEHDPLDSGVPTKRARLDLSAKEKAKGKAKKVEACSEDMSNLKLSPSSVAPPDKKRTVSSTDSSRPKKPHAFDFRFVASDDEVRQLLAARTCDEHQDVAVISHPDDLSQANLLSRLSISEEGQHTLRSGKLFEGSQPLTLVMDIRKLTSAELPKFNDLLDPDNPCLYDKVSQEKRPLGEHVTLLVLADPEQLRSVGRRDEAPGADFWRRINRPGNTWQFQAQTSNDQTGSDPSIDAMLPVLPEFPGAETVMDDDNTVIIDCHLHSHWRQLLLGGPGVDQQGRIRHIPGRLEQLTAGQRVVLKGADWQNLNFEQTIRQMLAQQCFESNGEVCQLPDDVQFYQMSVGSDELHSLFQSLPKEHAPEKPIIINQSNISEWLNTIAIAPEGHVTPNTRLLEQVRAGGTITVTSPLTEALWFRLLGSLQMIFEASGLEPRLKVVHTRQQPEALGLSENDGQLRANPQEKARSHATFKTVIYQQHSQASHWINDRPNAPLVIQVNEQTSFSQLFDNIHITSEQKAHFGRDQSDLQKALAAGKPVVLLGLEQNPTLAQLLEPLLIGQPLLVNGQLQDYPNAHVTILWPESVKSPSPVLCSMVATGSPCPKVDIWGINAFRHGIPRSELPKQALNELYEAFKTVPANLCDPLPEITERVLNNLILTARRAQQVDQSPQLLPCHWRKAINSVITHGTRQHSAVRDFMKVACWQLLPDAHKKPDAYKTPDAHRKPHQTCSVDPDRLNDVINSALPLDREFVKQNLWSLARACDPALFKSARLAGLALSYEKPFSWLHEEDFLGRLCAIIVAHRPEQQQAMANQLAIDLKTAEPYQSLAIRPARRIKRLQDALASGWQLTLPPGQTRSDTLHTLAADCFQIARTTTSKTEGIERIKHRLSESLSWTGSTDMPLSALADDLYHGEIDQKDRESRRLSRLHDRLTDSPVIFLQGETGTGKSYFSAKMAKASGQAAVLSLGPSDSEQTLMKRWQWRQHPDGDRSMMQQDRALMKWAGARSDKDDEYLTLVLDEANLTQTGLLASLNGLWEPEPCIYVNGQPVSVSKKHRVILTGNPDHYAGRQLDPALKEKLPKTYYPRLEQAFLSDRVVEPALVHQLQQRLPESHPINDIAHSATKSVMALWQFYQELLPEHEFTPRDLTDICSWAGWYLDHSLSKGDTLTCRQMHGLIHHSFRDVLGPEITEAYQDALSALDIWFAARYQPDNTLSDKVHNQTLPDIQQTFRAVTKGTQPDFDTSGSAVCQLAQWLAQDLSRCQQAYHTGIKHRGRQATLIEGPAGRGKDATLNLLIKTFQKQAKRQGQSMPKVFQLNACDCSWNEICEKIQEAKLHGGIVVISEMNLIDSQHLEGELNDILAGDAHSGFHLFATINPPEYSGRKPLSPALKGRFRHLPIRQYNLTELQAIAEQAIDKQALDKQALDKKALPQDLNVKTLAEKLAQLHCRLRAYLEKKKLPLRPTSRDLQDVAKAVIRRRDFTKQGLYQCLKQHYRLYLMAADLPLEKLPDSSTLTIGRGAFEAKLCDWFNQRVSGIDRPWLI from the coding sequence ATGGATGGTCAGATTGGTGGGAACACAAACAAACCCAGAGGTGAGCATGACCCCCTTGATAGTGGTGTGCCAACCAAGCGAGCAAGGCTGGATTTATCAGCAAAGGAGAAGGCAAAGGGGAAGGCAAAGAAAGTAGAAGCCTGCTCTGAAGACATGTCCAACCTGAAGCTATCGCCATCTTCAGTGGCGCCCCCTGATAAAAAGAGAACCGTATCCTCAACGGATTCCTCACGCCCAAAAAAACCACATGCCTTCGATTTCCGTTTTGTCGCCAGTGATGATGAGGTTCGACAGCTTTTAGCGGCCCGGACCTGCGATGAACATCAGGATGTCGCTGTTATTTCCCACCCCGATGACCTCTCACAAGCCAACCTGCTGAGCCGGTTGAGCATTAGTGAAGAGGGTCAGCACACTCTGCGTTCAGGCAAGCTGTTTGAAGGCTCACAACCACTGACTCTGGTGATGGATATCCGCAAACTCACCAGCGCGGAGCTGCCAAAATTCAACGATCTGCTGGATCCCGATAATCCCTGTTTATACGACAAAGTCAGCCAGGAAAAACGCCCTCTGGGCGAGCACGTTACCCTGTTGGTTCTGGCAGATCCTGAACAATTGAGATCGGTTGGCCGACGTGACGAGGCACCGGGCGCTGATTTCTGGCGGCGAATTAACCGACCGGGAAATACCTGGCAGTTCCAGGCTCAAACGAGCAATGACCAAACGGGCAGTGACCCATCAATAGACGCGATGCTCCCGGTATTGCCTGAATTCCCCGGTGCCGAAACTGTTATGGACGACGACAATACCGTTATTATTGACTGCCACTTGCACAGTCATTGGCGGCAGCTACTGCTGGGCGGCCCCGGAGTGGACCAACAGGGACGAATCCGGCACATCCCCGGCAGGCTTGAACAATTGACAGCCGGACAACGAGTGGTTCTGAAAGGCGCTGACTGGCAGAACCTGAACTTTGAACAGACCATTCGACAAATGCTGGCGCAACAGTGCTTTGAGAGCAATGGGGAAGTCTGCCAGTTACCCGACGATGTTCAGTTTTATCAGATGTCGGTAGGCAGTGACGAGCTGCATTCACTGTTCCAAAGCCTCCCTAAAGAGCACGCACCAGAAAAACCGATCATCATTAACCAGAGCAATATCTCAGAATGGCTGAACACGATTGCCATTGCCCCGGAGGGCCATGTAACCCCTAACACCCGCCTGTTGGAACAAGTTCGGGCGGGGGGGACGATCACCGTCACCTCTCCCCTCACTGAGGCGCTCTGGTTTCGTTTGCTGGGTTCACTGCAGATGATTTTTGAGGCAAGCGGCCTGGAGCCCCGACTCAAGGTAGTACATACACGACAGCAGCCCGAAGCCCTGGGATTGTCAGAAAACGATGGGCAGCTTCGGGCTAACCCGCAGGAAAAGGCCAGAAGTCACGCCACCTTTAAAACCGTCATTTATCAGCAACATAGCCAGGCCAGCCACTGGATCAATGATCGTCCGAATGCACCTCTGGTTATTCAAGTTAATGAACAGACCAGCTTCAGCCAGCTATTTGATAATATCCATATCACCTCAGAACAAAAGGCCCATTTTGGCCGGGATCAGAGTGATTTGCAGAAGGCATTAGCCGCTGGCAAACCGGTGGTATTGCTGGGACTGGAGCAAAATCCAACCCTTGCACAGCTGCTGGAACCTCTGTTGATTGGCCAACCCCTGTTGGTGAATGGCCAATTACAGGATTACCCGAACGCTCATGTGACAATACTCTGGCCTGAGTCTGTGAAAAGCCCATCGCCAGTATTGTGTTCGATGGTGGCCACGGGTAGCCCCTGCCCCAAGGTCGATATCTGGGGTATTAACGCCTTCAGGCATGGTATCCCCCGTAGTGAGCTGCCAAAACAGGCACTTAATGAACTTTACGAAGCCTTTAAAACCGTACCCGCCAACCTTTGTGACCCTCTACCTGAAATAACTGAAAGGGTGTTGAACAACCTGATACTGACGGCCCGGCGAGCACAACAGGTTGACCAGTCCCCACAGCTTTTACCCTGCCACTGGCGCAAAGCCATCAATAGCGTTATCACCCATGGCACCCGGCAGCATTCAGCGGTGCGGGATTTTATGAAAGTAGCCTGTTGGCAGTTATTGCCGGATGCTCATAAAAAGCCGGATGCTTATAAGACGCCGGATGCTCATAGAAAGCCACATCAAACCTGCTCGGTAGACCCGGACCGGTTAAATGATGTCATCAATAGCGCCCTACCGTTGGATAGAGAGTTTGTGAAGCAGAACCTATGGTCACTGGCCAGAGCCTGTGACCCGGCACTATTCAAGAGTGCCCGACTGGCAGGACTAGCACTGTCCTATGAAAAACCATTTTCGTGGCTGCATGAAGAAGACTTCCTGGGCAGGCTCTGCGCTATCATCGTGGCTCATAGGCCTGAACAACAGCAGGCCATGGCGAATCAGTTGGCAATTGATCTGAAGACCGCAGAGCCCTACCAATCCCTGGCCATCAGGCCAGCAAGACGGATTAAACGTTTACAGGATGCACTGGCTTCTGGCTGGCAGTTAACTTTACCACCAGGGCAGACCCGATCCGATACGCTTCATACGCTGGCTGCCGATTGTTTTCAAATTGCCAGAACAACAACGTCTAAAACAGAAGGCATTGAACGTATAAAACATCGACTGTCTGAATCACTGTCGTGGACGGGTTCTACTGATATGCCTTTGTCAGCATTGGCTGACGATCTTTATCATGGCGAAATCGATCAGAAGGATCGTGAAAGCCGTCGATTATCCCGACTCCATGATCGGCTTACGGACTCTCCCGTGATCTTCCTGCAGGGGGAAACCGGCACCGGGAAAAGTTACTTTTCCGCCAAAATGGCGAAGGCTTCAGGCCAGGCTGCGGTGCTGTCCCTGGGCCCTTCTGACAGCGAACAAACCCTGATGAAACGCTGGCAGTGGCGGCAGCACCCCGATGGCGACCGCTCTATGATGCAACAAGACCGCGCGCTGATGAAATGGGCCGGGGCCCGATCCGATAAAGACGATGAATACCTTACCCTGGTGCTGGATGAAGCCAACCTGACCCAAACCGGATTACTGGCGTCCCTGAATGGTTTATGGGAACCGGAACCCTGCATCTATGTGAATGGCCAGCCCGTCTCGGTCAGCAAAAAACACCGGGTGATTCTTACCGGTAACCCGGATCATTACGCCGGGCGCCAGCTGGACCCGGCCCTGAAAGAAAAACTGCCCAAAACTTACTACCCCCGTTTGGAGCAGGCTTTCCTGAGCGACAGGGTGGTGGAACCGGCCCTGGTCCATCAGTTACAACAGCGTCTGCCGGAGTCTCATCCAATAAACGACATTGCCCACAGTGCCACCAAAAGTGTCATGGCACTGTGGCAATTTTATCAGGAACTGTTGCCGGAGCATGAGTTTACACCCAGGGATTTAACCGATATCTGCAGTTGGGCAGGCTGGTATCTGGATCATTCGTTATCCAAGGGTGACACGCTGACCTGTCGGCAAATGCACGGTTTGATCCATCACAGTTTTCGGGATGTATTGGGACCCGAAATCACCGAGGCTTATCAGGATGCCCTGTCGGCACTGGACATCTGGTTTGCTGCCCGTTACCAGCCGGACAACACCCTGAGCGACAAAGTTCATAACCAGACCCTGCCAGATATTCAGCAGACGTTCAGGGCAGTCACCAAAGGCACCCAACCAGACTTTGATACCTCCGGATCGGCAGTCTGTCAGCTGGCGCAATGGCTGGCACAGGATTTAAGTCGGTGTCAGCAGGCTTATCATACCGGCATAAAACACCGGGGCCGTCAGGCGACGCTGATTGAAGGTCCCGCCGGACGGGGTAAAGATGCGACGCTGAATCTGCTGATTAAAACCTTCCAAAAGCAGGCTAAACGACAAGGACAGTCCATGCCAAAGGTCTTTCAGCTGAATGCCTGTGACTGTTCCTGGAACGAAATCTGTGAAAAGATCCAAGAGGCAAAATTGCATGGCGGCATCGTGGTCATTTCGGAAATGAATCTGATCGACAGCCAGCATCTTGAAGGCGAGTTAAACGATATTCTGGCAGGTGACGCCCATTCGGGTTTCCACCTGTTTGCCACCATCAACCCGCCTGAGTACAGCGGTCGAAAGCCGTTATCACCAGCGCTGAAAGGGCGTTTTCGACATTTACCCATCCGCCAGTACAACCTGACAGAGTTGCAGGCCATTGCTGAGCAAGCCATTGACAAGCAGGCCCTTGATAAGCAGGCCCTTGATAAAAAAGCCTTGCCGCAGGACCTGAATGTGAAAACCCTGGCTGAAAAGCTGGCTCAGTTACATTGTCGATTGAGGGCTTATCTGGAAAAGAAAAAACTGCCATTGCGGCCAACCAGTCGTGATTTGCAGGATGTCGCCAAGGCTGTTATCAGAAGGCGCGACTTTACCAAACAAGGACTTTATCAATGTCTCAAACAACACTACCGGCTTTACCTGATGGCCGCCGACTTGCCGCTGGAGAAACTGCCCGATTCATCGACTCTTACCATAGGCAGAGGAGCGTTTGAAGCCAAACTGTGCGATTGGTTCAACCAAAGGGTATCGGGCATTGATCGTCCGTGGTTGATATGA
- a CDS encoding transglutaminase-like domain-containing protein, with the protein MVAQAKWLASGLSLKPDQSDDILTRGLYRYWQQSWFGRVFGATGVDANSVFPMTEEEQQTLKEPASQPYLQEADRQIGEWDANVVQYWPAFWSQISDLPNQLVEDFINEASATGSDIAIEQRIPEAPEIQDVVLNHETDYECPELLNETSATGSDIAIQQSITEAPEIQGGVLNHETNYKYLKLLCETSAISNDIAIQQSITEVPEAQDGVLDHDTNFECLERPKKDLHRCFNTLSPSPLMYRMWVQDIHVSAEGDVIFTNINDQHIKGVETLIPDRLPGSDRPVILASNQTLASLNLFTGQARYELPSLTPDDCIVAMRLEPERRFKLVRGQYTGLHTLFIQEANAGESILVTYVVESRKPGKKTSATGTPPHRSTHFDVHCSEGIKAVMNELFEKYPPELQAPLQAIEKAKDNRQRIKAITNYCRAFSGKTQPEIGKNFFQFLVTQRQGRCCHRVPVFIAFCRYFGIPSRKVDSSIHTFAEYSLNGGHSWVSVDLGGAHRLKTEIKPRFQTISKVSGSRLDAKRIKDLLKGANLAQQQTLAKACGISLEKLIKALETNRALPVINLNAAEVVKKLWEEKTLTAFSMGTSIITSLDTKALGDPEKKLVSVESVGSQYIRRPMSEAVQHILSKSDKDQVTELLKSLHSKMVVQAGVSRYKWLTSMVYTLAESDLTPQVIQLAYEALVFGWLDPVPSYEDKMVMQADGHHRLLVRLAGVDELKVEATHCLKKWYEELLPREKNSQLWELAYKRFQKKKGGIDTFFITDGHYGLSRHLEGMIDNPSVKPIWTDEPDGTPNIERMLVHNPAFVQLVSGKAKHRPVIILGQPSWKDTVIEEKTKALFQLCAANSPQLQRLLEKGNEYKALIEQRSRDLRTLNDSKTSLAQWIRGHGREEGHRRYQALENEYRKKNKEIENRYQTGLKRLKLSSEEQKPLDDLKKKCEIAIQQAFSHYLYEVTHSKGGRLTYCWANAAFRPSIGYNNYGAHDPSSPKELYAMMSVIASNLQFQKAVEDDDLRQAHNASQALVLKTNELTTIADEFVNSVDLNSLCESLDV; encoded by the coding sequence ATGGTGGCTCAGGCAAAGTGGCTGGCATCCGGCCTTTCCCTGAAGCCTGATCAGTCGGACGACATTCTTACCAGGGGACTGTATCGATACTGGCAGCAAAGCTGGTTTGGCCGTGTGTTTGGTGCAACGGGCGTAGATGCTAACAGCGTATTTCCCATGACGGAAGAAGAGCAGCAAACGCTGAAAGAACCGGCTTCTCAGCCTTATCTTCAGGAAGCTGATCGGCAGATAGGCGAATGGGACGCCAATGTCGTGCAATACTGGCCTGCGTTCTGGTCTCAGATCAGTGATCTGCCAAACCAGCTGGTGGAGGATTTTATTAACGAAGCATCAGCGACTGGCAGTGATATCGCCATTGAACAGAGAATACCTGAAGCTCCAGAGATACAGGACGTGGTATTGAACCATGAAACAGACTATGAGTGTCCGGAGCTGCTTAACGAAACATCAGCGACTGGCAGTGATATCGCCATTCAACAGAGCATAACTGAAGCTCCAGAGATACAGGGCGGGGTATTGAACCATGAAACGAACTATAAGTATCTGAAGCTGCTTTGCGAAACATCAGCGATTAGCAATGATATCGCCATTCAACAGAGCATAACTGAAGTTCCAGAGGCACAGGACGGGGTATTGGACCATGACACGAACTTTGAGTGTCTGGAGCGGCCAAAAAAAGACCTCCACAGATGTTTTAATACGTTGTCCCCTTCTCCCTTGATGTATCGTATGTGGGTACAAGATATTCATGTGTCTGCTGAGGGCGATGTCATATTCACCAATATCAACGATCAACACATTAAGGGGGTCGAAACCCTTATACCGGACCGGTTACCAGGCAGTGATCGGCCAGTGATATTAGCCAGCAATCAAACGCTGGCAAGCCTGAACCTGTTTACGGGTCAGGCTCGATATGAATTACCCAGCCTGACGCCTGACGACTGTATCGTGGCCATGCGCCTGGAACCCGAACGGCGATTTAAGCTGGTCAGGGGTCAATATACCGGTCTTCATACACTGTTTATTCAAGAAGCCAACGCCGGAGAGAGTATTCTGGTTACCTATGTCGTAGAGTCCAGAAAACCAGGCAAAAAAACGTCCGCCACAGGAACCCCACCCCATCGGTCAACACACTTTGACGTCCATTGTTCAGAAGGTATAAAAGCAGTGATGAACGAACTGTTTGAGAAATACCCGCCAGAACTACAAGCGCCTTTACAGGCCATAGAAAAGGCTAAAGACAACCGGCAACGAATCAAGGCAATCACAAACTATTGCCGAGCGTTTTCCGGTAAGACGCAACCGGAGATTGGTAAAAATTTCTTTCAATTCCTCGTCACACAGCGGCAAGGGAGGTGTTGTCATCGTGTGCCTGTTTTTATCGCTTTTTGTCGTTATTTTGGGATTCCAAGCCGGAAAGTCGATAGCTCTATCCACACCTTTGCCGAGTATTCCCTGAATGGAGGACACTCCTGGGTGTCAGTGGATTTGGGCGGGGCGCACAGACTGAAAACAGAAATCAAACCCCGCTTCCAGACCATCAGCAAGGTCAGTGGTTCCAGGCTTGATGCAAAGAGGATTAAAGATCTTCTGAAAGGGGCTAATTTAGCGCAACAGCAAACTCTGGCCAAAGCCTGTGGCATAAGCCTTGAGAAACTCATCAAAGCCCTTGAGACAAACAGAGCACTGCCGGTCATTAATCTAAATGCTGCCGAAGTGGTAAAGAAACTTTGGGAAGAAAAAACCTTAACTGCTTTTTCCATGGGCACCTCAATAATAACGTCGCTCGATACAAAAGCATTGGGCGATCCTGAGAAGAAATTGGTCAGTGTTGAGTCCGTTGGCTCTCAGTATATCCGACGACCGATGTCAGAGGCAGTCCAACACATATTGTCAAAAAGCGATAAAGATCAGGTCACTGAACTACTCAAGTCACTGCATTCTAAAATGGTTGTTCAGGCCGGAGTCAGCCGTTACAAGTGGTTGACGTCCATGGTGTACACACTGGCAGAAAGTGACCTGACCCCGCAGGTTATTCAACTTGCCTATGAAGCCCTGGTGTTCGGTTGGCTGGATCCGGTGCCGAGCTATGAGGACAAGATGGTTATGCAGGCCGATGGACATCATCGTCTATTAGTCCGTCTGGCAGGTGTCGACGAACTGAAGGTTGAGGCCACCCATTGCCTGAAAAAGTGGTATGAGGAATTATTGCCCAGAGAAAAAAATAGCCAGCTATGGGAGTTAGCTTATAAAAGGTTCCAAAAGAAAAAAGGTGGTATCGATACCTTTTTCATCACCGATGGTCATTATGGGCTTTCGAGACACCTGGAAGGTATGATTGATAACCCATCGGTAAAGCCCATCTGGACGGACGAACCTGATGGCACTCCGAATATAGAGCGGATGCTGGTGCACAATCCTGCATTTGTGCAATTAGTTTCTGGCAAAGCAAAGCACCGTCCAGTGATTATCCTGGGGCAACCTTCCTGGAAAGACACAGTGATTGAAGAAAAGACCAAAGCCCTGTTTCAACTATGCGCTGCTAACAGTCCACAACTGCAACGGTTGTTGGAAAAAGGCAATGAATATAAAGCATTAATTGAACAACGCAGCAGGGATCTGCGAACACTGAATGACAGCAAAACGAGTCTTGCGCAATGGATAAGAGGTCACGGCAGAGAAGAGGGTCATCGCCGATATCAGGCCCTGGAAAATGAATACAGGAAAAAAAATAAAGAGATCGAAAACCGCTACCAAACTGGTCTAAAGCGCCTTAAGCTGTCGTCTGAGGAGCAAAAACCACTGGATGATTTAAAAAAGAAATGCGAAATAGCCATTCAGCAGGCCTTCAGTCATTACCTGTATGAAGTAACACACTCGAAAGGGGGTCGCCTGACGTATTGTTGGGCCAATGCTGCCTTCCGGCCGAGTATTGGTTATAACAACTATGGCGCCCATGACCCATCCTCACCAAAAGAGCTGTATGCCATGATGTCGGTGATTGCTAGCAATCTCCAGTTTCAGAAAGCTGTTGAAGATGACGACTTGCGCCAGGCACACAATGCCAGTCAAGCTCTGGTGCTGAAAACCAATGAGCTGACAACCATTGCCGATGAGTTTGTGAACAGTGTGGATTTGAATTCGCTCTGTGAGTCGTTGGATGTCTAG
- a CDS encoding TA system VapC family ribonuclease toxin, with amino-acid sequence MKLIDTNILVYASIPLFDEHEVAKTLLEQVASQKTRHCITWINMFEYLRVVTHPKLIRPKPLGIEQALANIRNLLGQPAVSRIDPGPDHLLYFAEIIQQVAPVRGNFVHDCRIAAVMKEHSVREIITRDNDFRKIPGFSVTNPFD; translated from the coding sequence ATGAAGCTGATTGATACTAATATTCTTGTCTACGCCAGCATTCCCCTTTTTGATGAGCATGAGGTGGCCAAGACGCTCCTGGAGCAGGTTGCCTCGCAGAAAACCCGCCACTGCATTACCTGGATCAATATGTTTGAATATCTGAGGGTGGTCACCCATCCAAAGTTAATCAGGCCGAAGCCACTGGGTATTGAGCAAGCACTTGCCAATATAAGGAACCTTCTTGGTCAGCCAGCTGTATCCCGGATTGATCCGGGTCCTGACCATTTGCTGTATTTTGCAGAAATTATCCAACAAGTGGCGCCTGTCAGAGGTAACTTTGTTCACGATTGTCGTATTGCAGCAGTTATGAAAGAGCACAGCGTTCGTGAGATTATTACCCGGGATAACGACTTTAGAAAAATCCCTGGTTTTTCTGTGACTAACCCTTTTGATTGA